The Rhabdothermincola salaria genome segment GATGCCGCACCGCCGGGGCTCGATCGGGCCCTCCTGCCCTGCGGCCCCCACCCGCTCGAACATCGAGGAAACCATCCGCAGCAGCCCCCTACGCCTCGCCTGAGCGAGGTCGATCCCTCCATCGGGGACGGAGCCACCATGACCCTGTTGACCATCTCCGCCGACTCCCACATCACCGAGCCCGGCGACTGCTACGTCGACCGCATCGACCCCCGGTTCCGGGATCGTGCGCCGGTGGCCGTCACCGACGAGCGCATGGGAGCGGTGATGATCATCGACAACGGGGCGAGCATGGTGCCCTACGGGATGGTCGCCGCGGCCGGTCGCCCCTGGGACCGCATCGGTCCGTTCGAGTACGTGGGCTGGGACGAACTGCACCCGGGAGGCTGGGATCCCGAGGCCCGCCTCGTCGAGCAGGACCGCGACGGCGTGTCCGCCGAGATCCTGTACCCGAGCGTCGGGATGCTGCTCTCCAACCTGCCCGACGCCGACTACAAGAAGGCCTGCTTCGACGCCTACAACCAGTGGATCGCCGAGTTCCAGGCCACGGCCCCGGATCGTCTGGTCGGCGTCGGCCAGACCGCCTTGCGCAGCGTCGACGAGGGGATCGACGACCTGCGCCGCATCGCCGACCTCGGGCTGCGTGGGGTGATGATGCCCGGCGTCCCGGCGTGCGTCGACGAGGGCGACTACGACGACCCCCGCTGGGACCCGTTCTGGCAGGCCGCGGTGGATCTGGGCCTCCCCCTGTCCTTCCACATCCTCACCGCCGGTCGCAACCTCGGCGACGCCAGCTACCGCGGGCCGAAGATGAACAGCTTCCTCGGCATCCTGCGGGCCAACCAGGACATCGTCGGCACCATGGTCTTCGGCGGAGTGTTCGACCGCGTGCCGGCGCTGCAGGTCGTCTGCGTGGAGGCCGATGCCGGTTGGGTCCCGCACTGGGCCTACCGCGCCGACCACGCCTTCGAACGCCATCGCAACTGGCTCACGGCACCGCTGGAGCGGCGACCCAGCGAGTACCTCTTCGAGCACGTCTCGTTCACGTTCCAGGACGACTGGACGGCCTTTCGGGTCGTCGACCTGGTCAACCACGAGAAGCTGCTGTGGGCCAACGACCACCCGCACAGCGACGCCACCTGGCCCAACAGCCAGGCCCTGCTCGCCGAGCACACCGCCGGGCTCGACCCGGCGGTCCGCGACGACATCGTGTGGCGCAACTGCGCCCGACTCTACGGATTGGACGCGGGCCGCTCGAGCGAGCGCCCGCAGGAGGAGGACACCCCATGACCATCGATCTCGTGATCCGGGGAGGGAACGTCGTCGACGGCACCGGCGGGCCGGGGCGGCGCGCCGACGTCGCCGTGACCGACGGCCGCATCGTCGCCGTCGGGCCGGACCTCGCCGCCGACGGCGCCGAGGTCGTCGACGCCACCGGGCTGGTCGTGGCGCCCGGTTTCATCGACATCCACACGCACTACGACGCCCAGGTGTTCTGGGATCCGGCGCTCACCCCGTCGTGCTTCCACGGCGTGACGACGGTGGTGGCCGGCAACTGCGGCTTCTCCCTCGCGCCCACCCGCCCCGAGCACCGGCGCCTGGTGGCCCGCACCCTCGAGAACGTCGAGGACATGAACGTCGACACCCTCGAGGCGGGCGTCCCCTGGGACTTCTCCACCTTCCCCGAGTACCTGACGGCCGTCGAGCGGCGGGGGATCGGCCTCAACTACGCCGCCTACGTGGGGCACACCCCGCTGCGGCTGTTCGTGATGGGCGACGACGCCTACGAGCGGGCCGCCACCGACGAGGAGGTGGCGGCCATGCAGGAGGTCCTGCGCGAGGCGTTGCGCGCCGGCGCCATCGGGTTGGCGACCAGCTTCGCGGTGACCCATCGCGGCGTGGATGGCAAGCCAGTGCCGTCGCGTCTCGCCACCCGCGAGGAGTTCGAGGCCCTGCTCGACGTCATGGCCGAGGAGCGCCGCGGTGCCGTCGCCATCGCCGTCGGCGATCCCTGCCCCATCCCCGACATGTACGACCTGCAGCCCAAGGTCGGGGTGCCGTTCACCTACACGGCCCTGCTCACCATGCCCACGGGCAGCCACGACGCGCTCCAGCAGCTCAACCGCGAGGGCTGGTCGAGGGGGGCAGAGGTCTGGCCACAGGTGTCGCCGCGTCCGCTGGCCTTCGCCATGACCATGGTGGAGCCCTTCACCCTCAACGTGAACCCCGCCTTCGCCGATCTCATGGGTCGGGCACTCGTGGACCGCCAGCGCGCCTACGCCGACCCGTCGTGGCGGGCCGAGGCCCGAGCGGCATGGGCGGGGGCCACGACGTTCGTGCCCCGGTGGGAGACCTTCGAGATCGCCGAGAGCGAGGCCCGGCCCGATGCCGTGGGACGGCGGCTCACGGACCTGGCCGACGAGCTCGGTTCGGACCCCTTCGACCTCCTGCTCGACATGGCCCTCGCCGAACCCGACCTCGAGCTCCGGGTGCGCTGCATCCTGGCCAACGACGACACCGAGGCCGTGGCCAGGCTGCTGGCCGACGAGCACTGCACCCTCGGCCTCTCCGACGCCGGCGCCCATGTCGGCCAGCTCTGCGACGCCCCGCAGGCCACCGACTTCCTGGGCAACTGGGTGCGCGACCGGCAGCTCATGCCCCTCGAGCAGGCGATCCACAAGCTCACCCAGGTCCAGGCCGACCTCTACGGGATCCCGGACAGGGGCGTGCTCGCCGAGGGCATGTGGGCCGACGTGGTGGTGTTCGACCCGGCCACGGTGGATCCGGGGCCCGTCCGTCGGGTCCGCGACTTCCCGGCCGACGCCGACCGCCTCACCGCCGACCAGCCGGTCGGCATCCACCACGTCGTGGTCAACGGCACCCCCATCGTCCGCGACGGCCGACGGGTCGACGGCGACCCCCTCCCTGGCCAGCTCGTGGCGTCGGTGCCCCGGGCCCCTCGCTGAGGGGCGGTTTCGCCGTGATCCCCGAGGTGGAGGATCTCGACGCGACCAGCGTCGAGACGCTTCTTCGCGGGCGCCACCCCGGGGTCGAGGTCCACGAGGTGGCGGTCATCGACGTCGCCGAGCTCACCAACACCCACGTCCGACTGCAGGTGGACTACGCCTCGCCCGCCGGCGCTCCCGAGCACCTCTTCGTGAAGCTCCCCCCTCGGGAACCGGAGCGGCGGCGGCACATCGCGGCGACGGGCATGGGCCCCAAGGAGGTGCGCTTCTACGACGAGCTGGCGTCCCGCACACCGCTGAGGACCCCGGAGCTGCACGGCGCGGCCCTCGACGAGGAGAGCGGCGACTTCGTGCTCGTGCTCGAGGACCTCGTCGCGTCCGATTGCACGATCCCCGACGGCACCCGCGGGGTGACACCCGACGCCGCCGCCCGAGCGCTCGAGGAGCTCGCCCGCTTCCACGCCCACCACCTCGACCCGAGGGTCCGGGCCGTCGAGGCCGCGTGGGTCGCACCGGCCGGTCCCGGGAGCGACTACGCGATCGGCATGCTCCGCCACGGCATCGAGCACCATCGCGACCGCCTCGACGACACCTTCGTCGCCGTGGCCGAGCTCTACTGCGCCCACCGCCTCGAGATGCAGGCCCTCTGGCACCCCCAGCCGTGGACGGTGGTGCACGGCGACCCTCACCTCGGCAACGTGTTCGACGACCACGGTCGCATCGGCTTCCTCGACTGGGGCATCGTCATGCGCAGCACCTCGCTGCGCGACGTCAGCTACTTCCTCACCATGGCGATGGACCCCGAGGACCGGCGCCGTCACGAAGAGACGCTGCTGCGCCTCTACCTGGCCGCGTTCGCCGCCGAGGGTGGCCCGGAGACGTCGTTCGACGAGGCGTGGTCGGCCCACCGCCTCCAGGCGGCCTACACCGTGCCCGCCAGCTGCCAGGTCGTCACCTTCCCCGACGACGCCACCCCCCGCCGCCGGTCCTTCGCCGAGGCCTTCCTCGCCCGGGCCACCGCGGCCGTCGACGACCTCGACGCGCTGGGGGCGCTCCACGCCGCCGGCCTCGGAAGCCGCCGGTGATCGGACCCGCGGCCGCCGTCTGTGGCAGCATCGAAGGCACACGTCCAGGTCCGACGCCCGGGGGAAGGGGTCCCCACCGTGCCCGCCTCATGGGCAGCCAGCGGCTGCCGGTGTGCGCCCGGTGGCACCGACACCCCGTGGGCCACGGACCCGTCCCGTTCGCTCCCGTCTCCACCACCGCAGCACCGTCCCGAGGAGGACCCATGGCCATCTCCGAGATCTCCGCTCCC includes the following:
- a CDS encoding amidohydrolase family protein: MTLLTISADSHITEPGDCYVDRIDPRFRDRAPVAVTDERMGAVMIIDNGASMVPYGMVAAAGRPWDRIGPFEYVGWDELHPGGWDPEARLVEQDRDGVSAEILYPSVGMLLSNLPDADYKKACFDAYNQWIAEFQATAPDRLVGVGQTALRSVDEGIDDLRRIADLGLRGVMMPGVPACVDEGDYDDPRWDPFWQAAVDLGLPLSFHILTAGRNLGDASYRGPKMNSFLGILRANQDIVGTMVFGGVFDRVPALQVVCVEADAGWVPHWAYRADHAFERHRNWLTAPLERRPSEYLFEHVSFTFQDDWTAFRVVDLVNHEKLLWANDHPHSDATWPNSQALLAEHTAGLDPAVRDDIVWRNCARLYGLDAGRSSERPQEEDTP
- a CDS encoding N-acyl-D-amino-acid deacylase family protein gives rise to the protein MTIDLVIRGGNVVDGTGGPGRRADVAVTDGRIVAVGPDLAADGAEVVDATGLVVAPGFIDIHTHYDAQVFWDPALTPSCFHGVTTVVAGNCGFSLAPTRPEHRRLVARTLENVEDMNVDTLEAGVPWDFSTFPEYLTAVERRGIGLNYAAYVGHTPLRLFVMGDDAYERAATDEEVAAMQEVLREALRAGAIGLATSFAVTHRGVDGKPVPSRLATREEFEALLDVMAEERRGAVAIAVGDPCPIPDMYDLQPKVGVPFTYTALLTMPTGSHDALQQLNREGWSRGAEVWPQVSPRPLAFAMTMVEPFTLNVNPAFADLMGRALVDRQRAYADPSWRAEARAAWAGATTFVPRWETFEIAESEARPDAVGRRLTDLADELGSDPFDLLLDMALAEPDLELRVRCILANDDTEAVARLLADEHCTLGLSDAGAHVGQLCDAPQATDFLGNWVRDRQLMPLEQAIHKLTQVQADLYGIPDRGVLAEGMWADVVVFDPATVDPGPVRRVRDFPADADRLTADQPVGIHHVVVNGTPIVRDGRRVDGDPLPGQLVASVPRAPR
- a CDS encoding ecdysteroid 22-kinase family protein; the encoded protein is MIPEVEDLDATSVETLLRGRHPGVEVHEVAVIDVAELTNTHVRLQVDYASPAGAPEHLFVKLPPREPERRRHIAATGMGPKEVRFYDELASRTPLRTPELHGAALDEESGDFVLVLEDLVASDCTIPDGTRGVTPDAAARALEELARFHAHHLDPRVRAVEAAWVAPAGPGSDYAIGMLRHGIEHHRDRLDDTFVAVAELYCAHRLEMQALWHPQPWTVVHGDPHLGNVFDDHGRIGFLDWGIVMRSTSLRDVSYFLTMAMDPEDRRRHEETLLRLYLAAFAAEGGPETSFDEAWSAHRLQAAYTVPASCQVVTFPDDATPRRRSFAEAFLARATAAVDDLDALGALHAAGLGSRR